A stretch of Acidimicrobiales bacterium DNA encodes these proteins:
- a CDS encoding SDR family NAD(P)-dependent oxidoreductase yields the protein MSKLLEGKVALITGAGRGIGREHALMMAEHGASIVVNDLGGDIHGEGGDATPAQEVVAEIEAMGGKAVVNGGNVAKFDEAKAMIDQAVDSFGDINIVVNNAGILRDRMLFSMTEEDWDAIMAVHLKGTFGPAHHASVHWRAKAKAGEDVYGRIINTASPSGIYGNVGQTNYGAAKAGIAAFSIIAAQELVKYGVTVNCLAPTAVSRLTIPLMGGEENLSDEVMEAMSPRWISVVTTWLASPEAANVTGRVFDVRGPKLGIAEGWHLGPVETQTDDPQDMGPVMEKLMKAARLNANMNGTDHEGPGFPGQGI from the coding sequence ATGAGCAAGCTTCTCGAGGGCAAGGTCGCCCTGATCACCGGCGCCGGCCGCGGCATCGGCCGCGAACACGCCCTGATGATGGCCGAGCACGGTGCGTCCATCGTCGTCAACGACCTCGGCGGCGACATCCACGGCGAGGGGGGCGACGCCACGCCGGCCCAGGAAGTCGTGGCGGAGATCGAGGCGATGGGCGGCAAGGCCGTCGTCAACGGGGGCAACGTCGCCAAGTTCGACGAGGCCAAGGCCATGATCGACCAGGCCGTCGACTCCTTCGGCGACATCAACATCGTCGTGAACAACGCCGGCATCCTGCGTGACCGCATGCTCTTCTCGATGACCGAAGAGGACTGGGACGCCATCATGGCCGTCCACCTCAAGGGCACCTTCGGCCCCGCCCACCACGCGTCGGTGCACTGGCGGGCCAAGGCCAAGGCCGGCGAAGACGTCTACGGCCGCATCATCAACACCGCATCGCCGTCCGGCATCTACGGCAACGTCGGCCAGACCAACTATGGCGCGGCCAAGGCCGGCATCGCCGCCTTCTCGATCATCGCGGCGCAGGAACTCGTCAAGTACGGCGTCACCGTGAACTGTCTCGCGCCGACCGCCGTGTCGCGTCTCACCATCCCGCTCATGGGCGGCGAGGAGAACCTGTCCGACGAGGTCATGGAGGCCATGTCGCCCCGCTGGATCTCGGTGGTCACCACCTGGCTCGCCTCGCCCGAGGCGGCCAACGTCACCGGTCGCGTCTTCGACGTGCGGGGTCCGAAGCTCGGCATCGCCGAGGGCTGGCACCTCGGCCCGGTCGAGACCCAGACCGACGACCCCCAGGACATGGGGCCGGTCATGGAGAAGCTGATGAAGGCCGCTCGCCTCAACGCCAACATGAACGGCACCGACCACGAGGGTCCGGGCTTCCCCGGTCAGGGAATCTGA
- the msrA gene encoding peptide-methionine (S)-S-oxide reductase MsrA, whose product MLFGRDKQQMPAPEDALPGRPDPLPVPDAHLVLGTPLAGPYPDGMKTAVFGLGCFWGAERFYWQLDGVYTTAVGYAGGHTPNPLYEEVCSGRTGHNEVVLVVYDPEVVSYDELLKVFWEVHDPTQFMRQGNDIGTQYRSEIYVFDEEQRAAAEASKARYQGALKDAGFGEIETTVVDAPTFYFAEEYHQQYLHRNPGGYCNHGVCQVRYDLEPAG is encoded by the coding sequence ATGTTGTTCGGACGTGACAAGCAGCAGATGCCCGCTCCCGAGGATGCCCTGCCGGGTCGTCCCGATCCGTTGCCCGTCCCGGACGCCCATCTCGTGCTCGGCACGCCGCTCGCCGGCCCCTACCCCGACGGGATGAAGACCGCCGTGTTCGGCCTCGGCTGCTTCTGGGGCGCCGAGCGCTTCTACTGGCAGCTCGACGGCGTGTACACCACCGCCGTCGGTTATGCCGGTGGGCACACGCCCAACCCGCTCTACGAGGAGGTGTGCTCCGGGCGCACGGGTCACAACGAGGTCGTGCTCGTCGTCTACGACCCCGAGGTCGTGAGCTATGACGAACTGCTCAAGGTGTTCTGGGAGGTCCACGATCCGACCCAGTTCATGCGCCAGGGCAACGACATCGGCACCCAGTACCGCAGCGAGATCTACGTCTTCGACGAGGAGCAGCGAGCCGCGGCCGAGGCGAGCAAGGCCAGGTACCAGGGGGCGTTGAAGGACGCGGGATTCGGTGAGATCGAGACCACCGTCGTGGATGCGCCGACCTTCTACTTCGCCGAGGAGTACCACCAGCAGTATCTCCACCGGAACCCCGGCGGCTACTGCAACCACGGCGTCTGCCAGGTCCGCTACGACCTCGAGCCCGCAGGCTGA
- a CDS encoding glycoside hydrolase family 3 N-terminal domain-containing protein has protein sequence MSERIDALLADMDLDDKVAAVTGHDMWHTRPNEKLGIPKMKVTDGPNGARGDGLMGTGARTACIPSGAALGSTWDPDLVEKLGSLLGEEAAAKRASVLLAPTINLHRSPKGGRNFECYSEDPILTGRLAAAFVRGVQAQGVATTAKHFVANDSEFERNSIDTIVDERTLREMYLVPFEHAVKDGGAWGIMSAYNRLNGTFCSEHEWLLTTVLRDDWGFDGFVVTDWFAARSTAEMANAGLSLEMPGEGRFYGPHLKAAVEAGDVSEDALDAIVLDVLRVMERTGALDGDGDFTEGTLDRPEDRELIRAAAAAGSVLLRNDGTLPLDVASLSKVALIGPSAFNAKTMGGGSAKVNAYRATSPLEAFTERLPHAEVVWEKGSDIDRTTPSIARPLLRGTARLEYYDGHFHQGDVLAERETGDLSILAFGAPTPGVSAEAYSLIARATVVPTITGPHEFRLVQCGRARVLVDGEAVLDATEGEYERGGDYFGMGTVEIPAAIELEAGTPVEVVVEYSSRDSMLLSGFKLGLIAMVEEDLLGRAEALAATSDIAVVVVGTNDDWETEGRDRELWELPGDQPELIRRVSAANPKTVVVLNVGAPHDMSWIDDPAAVLSVGFGGQELGDAVVDMLLGDVEPSGRAPTTIGARYEHFGAYPNYPGDNSVVRYGEGVFSGHRFHDAMAIEPAVPFGYGLGYTTFSMSAPRAAAQAAPGDTITVEVDVTNTGDRAGSEVVQVYVEPVDPVIARPVRELKGFRKVTLEPGATETVTIELEARAFAYYDVGDPIWDELQEGMPVPADGDGLHRQEPGWWVDAGDYVLRVGRSSRDFAGAATVTLDGEAAKLPN, from the coding sequence ATGAGCGAACGCATCGACGCCCTCCTGGCCGACATGGACCTCGACGACAAGGTCGCAGCGGTCACCGGTCACGACATGTGGCACACCCGGCCCAACGAGAAGCTCGGCATCCCGAAGATGAAGGTCACCGACGGTCCCAACGGTGCCCGCGGCGACGGGTTGATGGGCACTGGGGCCAGGACGGCGTGCATCCCGTCGGGCGCGGCGCTCGGGTCCACCTGGGATCCGGATCTGGTCGAGAAGCTGGGATCGCTGCTCGGCGAGGAGGCGGCGGCCAAGAGGGCCAGCGTCCTGCTCGCACCCACGATCAACCTGCACCGCTCGCCGAAGGGTGGCCGCAACTTCGAGTGCTACAGCGAGGATCCGATCCTGACCGGCCGGCTGGCCGCCGCGTTCGTGCGCGGGGTGCAGGCGCAGGGCGTCGCCACCACGGCGAAGCATTTCGTGGCCAACGATTCGGAGTTCGAGCGCAACTCGATCGACACCATCGTCGACGAGCGCACCCTGCGGGAGATGTACCTCGTCCCGTTCGAGCACGCGGTGAAGGACGGTGGCGCGTGGGGGATCATGAGCGCATACAACCGCCTGAACGGCACGTTCTGCTCCGAACACGAGTGGCTGCTCACCACCGTGCTGCGCGACGACTGGGGCTTCGACGGCTTCGTCGTGACCGACTGGTTCGCGGCCCGCTCGACGGCCGAGATGGCGAACGCCGGTCTCAGCCTGGAGATGCCCGGCGAGGGCCGGTTCTACGGCCCCCACCTGAAGGCGGCCGTGGAGGCGGGGGACGTCTCCGAGGACGCGCTCGACGCGATCGTGCTCGACGTCCTGCGAGTCATGGAGCGGACCGGCGCGCTCGACGGCGACGGCGACTTCACGGAGGGCACACTCGATCGCCCCGAGGATCGCGAGCTGATCCGGGCCGCGGCCGCCGCCGGTTCGGTGCTGTTGCGCAACGACGGCACACTCCCGCTCGATGTTGCCTCACTCTCGAAGGTCGCCCTGATCGGGCCGAGCGCGTTCAACGCGAAGACGATGGGCGGCGGTTCGGCGAAGGTGAACGCCTATCGGGCGACGTCACCGCTCGAGGCGTTCACCGAGCGTCTCCCGCACGCGGAGGTCGTCTGGGAGAAGGGCAGCGACATCGATCGCACCACACCGTCGATCGCCCGACCGCTGCTCCGGGGGACGGCGCGGCTCGAGTACTACGACGGCCACTTCCATCAGGGCGATGTGCTCGCGGAGCGGGAGACGGGGGACCTGTCGATCCTCGCGTTCGGCGCGCCGACCCCCGGCGTGTCCGCCGAGGCGTACTCCCTCATCGCGCGAGCGACGGTGGTCCCGACGATCACCGGCCCCCACGAGTTCCGTCTCGTCCAGTGCGGCCGGGCTCGGGTGCTCGTCGACGGCGAGGCCGTCCTCGACGCCACGGAGGGCGAGTACGAGCGCGGCGGCGACTACTTCGGGATGGGCACGGTCGAGATCCCGGCGGCGATCGAACTGGAGGCCGGCACGCCGGTCGAGGTCGTGGTGGAGTACTCGAGCCGTGACTCCATGCTGCTGTCCGGGTTCAAGCTCGGCCTGATCGCGATGGTCGAGGAGGACCTGCTCGGCCGGGCGGAGGCGCTGGCGGCGACGAGCGACATCGCCGTGGTGGTCGTCGGCACGAACGACGACTGGGAGACCGAAGGTCGCGACCGCGAGCTGTGGGAGTTGCCAGGTGACCAGCCGGAGCTCATCCGGCGCGTGAGCGCGGCCAACCCGAAGACGGTCGTGGTGCTCAACGTCGGCGCGCCGCACGACATGAGCTGGATCGACGATCCGGCGGCGGTGCTCAGCGTCGGCTTCGGTGGCCAGGAGCTCGGCGACGCGGTCGTCGACATGCTGCTTGGCGACGTGGAGCCGTCCGGCCGGGCGCCCACCACGATCGGGGCGCGCTACGAGCATTTCGGCGCGTACCCGAACTACCCGGGCGACAACAGCGTCGTTCGCTACGGCGAGGGCGTGTTCAGTGGCCATCGGTTCCACGACGCGATGGCGATCGAGCCGGCGGTGCCGTTCGGCTACGGACTCGGCTACACGACGTTCTCGATGTCGGCGCCCCGGGCGGCCGCCCAGGCTGCACCCGGCGACACCATCACGGTCGAGGTCGATGTCACCAACACGGGTGACCGAGCCGGATCCGAGGTCGTGCAGGTCTACGTCGAGCCGGTTGATCCGGTGATCGCGCGCCCGGTCCGCGAGCTGAAGGGCTTCCGGAAGGTGACCCTCGAACCGGGCGCGACCGAGACGGTGACGATCGAGCTCGAGGCGCGGGCGTTCGCGTACTACGACGTCGGCGACCCGATCTGGGACGAGCTCCAGGAGGGAATGCCGGTTCCGGCCGACGGCGACGGCCTCCATCGCCAGGAGCCGGGTTGGTGGGTGGACGCCGGCGACTACGTCCTACGCGTCGGCAGGTCGTCGCGCGACTTCGCCGGTGCCGCGACCGTCACCCTCGACGGCGAGGCCGCCAAGCTCCCCAACTGA
- a CDS encoding amidohydrolase family protein, whose product MNGSSGNGGTPNMLDVIIKGGTVVDGTGAAGVKADIGVRDGRIVAVGEVTEDATETIDATGMVVCPGFVDPHTHYDAQLFWDPHATPSNLFGVTSMVAGNCGFTLAPLGDESDGEYLKHMMTKVEGMALEALEIGVPWNWNSFGEYLDRVADSGTAINVAFMVGHCALRRMVMKDDSVGHEATPEQIAEMRQLLKESIEAGGFGFSTGRSFTHSDADGQPVPSRWAAWDEVLELCDETAQHEGTTLEWVADGCLSGFDDSEVELMTKMSVTADRPINWNVLTIDSARPEAYQNQIAACEKANAEGARVVALTMPILVGMNMSLRTFCALFQLPGWMDYFDMSIEDRMEKFRDPEVVTWLENQAARPEAGVFSRLTGWDNYMVGDTFSEANEGLKGRTVGDIARERGKRAFHTMVEIALEDDLKTVWWPLPTDDDPESWRLRAQAWEHDAVMIGGSDAGAHLDRMAGAPYTTAWIQDCLHGRQLTSMENAIRHMTEVPARLFGFTERGRIAEGWHADIVVFDPETIGATDVELVFDLPGDSKRLWSTATGIKRVLVNGVVAVADGEATGAIPGKVLRSGIDTETVTASPGV is encoded by the coding sequence ATGAACGGCAGTTCTGGCAACGGAGGAACCCCGAACATGCTCGACGTCATCATCAAGGGCGGCACCGTGGTCGACGGCACCGGCGCCGCCGGTGTCAAAGCCGACATCGGCGTGCGCGACGGGCGCATCGTCGCCGTCGGCGAGGTCACCGAGGACGCCACGGAGACGATCGACGCCACCGGCATGGTCGTCTGCCCCGGCTTCGTCGACCCCCACACCCACTACGACGCCCAGCTCTTCTGGGACCCCCACGCCACGCCCTCCAACCTGTTCGGGGTGACGTCGATGGTCGCCGGCAACTGCGGCTTCACGCTCGCGCCGCTGGGCGACGAGAGCGACGGCGAGTACCTGAAGCACATGATGACGAAGGTCGAGGGCATGGCCCTCGAGGCGCTCGAGATCGGCGTGCCGTGGAACTGGAACAGCTTCGGCGAGTACCTCGATCGCGTCGCCGACTCCGGCACGGCGATCAACGTGGCGTTCATGGTCGGTCACTGCGCCCTGCGCCGCATGGTCATGAAGGACGATTCGGTCGGCCACGAGGCCACGCCCGAGCAGATCGCGGAGATGCGCCAGCTCCTCAAGGAGTCGATCGAGGCCGGCGGGTTCGGCTTCTCGACGGGCCGTTCGTTCACCCACTCCGACGCCGACGGTCAGCCGGTGCCGAGCCGCTGGGCGGCCTGGGACGAGGTGCTCGAACTCTGCGACGAGACCGCCCAGCACGAGGGGACCACGCTCGAATGGGTTGCCGACGGCTGCCTCAGCGGCTTCGACGACAGCGAGGTCGAGCTGATGACCAAGATGTCGGTGACCGCCGACCGGCCCATCAACTGGAATGTCCTCACCATCGACTCCGCCCGTCCGGAGGCCTACCAGAATCAGATCGCCGCCTGCGAGAAGGCGAACGCCGAGGGCGCCCGGGTCGTCGCCCTCACCATGCCGATCCTCGTCGGCATGAACATGAGCCTGCGAACGTTCTGCGCCCTGTTCCAACTGCCGGGGTGGATGGACTACTTCGACATGTCCATCGAGGACCGGATGGAGAAGTTCCGCGACCCGGAGGTCGTGACCTGGCTGGAGAACCAGGCGGCGCGGCCCGAGGCCGGCGTGTTCTCCCGGCTGACCGGCTGGGACAACTACATGGTCGGCGACACGTTCTCCGAGGCCAACGAGGGGCTCAAGGGCCGCACGGTGGGCGACATCGCCCGCGAGCGGGGCAAGCGCGCCTTCCACACGATGGTGGAGATCGCGCTCGAGGACGACCTGAAGACCGTGTGGTGGCCGCTGCCCACCGACGACGACCCCGAGTCGTGGCGACTCCGGGCGCAGGCCTGGGAGCACGACGCGGTGATGATCGGCGGCTCCGACGCCGGTGCCCATCTGGACCGCATGGCCGGGGCGCCGTACACCACGGCGTGGATCCAGGACTGCCTGCACGGCCGCCAGCTGACCTCGATGGAGAACGCGATCCGCCACATGACCGAGGTGCCCGCCCGTCTGTTCGGCTTCACCGAGCGGGGCCGGATCGCCGAGGGGTGGCACGCGGACATCGTCGTGTTCGATCCGGAGACGATCGGTGCGACGGACGTGGAGCTCGTCTTCGACCTGCCGGGCGACTCCAAGCGACTCTGGAGCACCGCCACCGGCATCAAACGCGTCCTCGTGAACGGCGTGGTCGCCGTCGCCGACGGCGAGGCCACCGGCGCGATCCCCGGCAAGGTCCTCCGCTCCGGCATCGACACCGAAACCGTCACCGCTTCACCTGGGGTCTGA
- a CDS encoding VOC family protein yields the protein MSESLELGCFSVSLQVQDLDASIAFYEKLGFTALGGDDSYRMLANGTTVIGLFAGHIEETILTFNPGLGQDFAQTSIDQGGDAMPEPVADFTDVRVIEKRLEDAGVALEARTESAEGPAHILVRDPDGNLLMFDQFF from the coding sequence ATGAGCGAATCCCTCGAACTCGGCTGCTTCTCCGTCTCGCTGCAGGTCCAGGACCTCGACGCGTCCATCGCCTTCTACGAGAAGCTCGGCTTCACCGCGCTCGGCGGCGATGACAGCTACCGCATGCTGGCCAACGGCACGACGGTCATCGGCCTGTTCGCGGGCCACATCGAGGAGACGATCCTCACGTTCAATCCCGGACTCGGTCAGGACTTCGCCCAGACGTCCATCGACCAAGGCGGCGATGCGATGCCCGAGCCGGTCGCCGACTTCACCGACGTCCGGGTGATCGAGAAGCGCCTCGAAGACGCCGGCGTGGCACTCGAGGCCCGGACGGAGTCGGCCGAGGGCCCGGCCCACATCCTCGTGCGCGATCCCGACGGCAACCTCCTCATGTTCGACCAGTTCTTCTGA
- a CDS encoding nuclear transport factor 2 family protein gives MTAENRAVVQSLADAWAAQDIDAIMDHFTDDIVYHNMPMEPAEGREAVREAIEGFLAMADSILFETRNEVSDGDLVLNERVDTFVIGGNPTPIEVMGTFELRDGKIARWRDYFDMSGLTGG, from the coding sequence ATGACCGCCGAGAACCGAGCCGTCGTGCAGTCGCTCGCCGATGCCTGGGCCGCCCAGGACATCGACGCGATCATGGATCACTTCACCGACGACATCGTGTACCACAACATGCCGATGGAGCCGGCCGAGGGTCGGGAGGCCGTGCGGGAGGCGATCGAGGGCTTCCTGGCGATGGCGGATTCGATCCTGTTCGAGACGCGCAACGAGGTGTCCGACGGTGATCTGGTGCTCAACGAGCGGGTCGACACCTTCGTGATCGGGGGAAACCCGACCCCGATCGAGGTGATGGGCACGTTCGAGCTGCGGGACGGCAAGATCGCCCGCTGGCGCGACTACTTCGACATGAGCGGGCTGACCGGAGGCTGA
- a CDS encoding serine hydrolase domain-containing protein produces the protein MTEIHGHCDPVWAGVRDGFAKNFAEGDLGASACVIAGDEIVVDLWGGHRDLAATQPWERDTIVNVWSTTKMMAALCVLVLHDRGGLSVDEPVATYWPEFGANGKEGVLVKHVLSHTAGVAGYDEPITEEQIYDTPFCVERLAGQAPWWEPGTASGYHSSTQGPLLGEIVRRVDGRSLGTFFRDEIAGPLDADFHIGTPDAAFPRIAEMRTDEIDVSVPAGDGFAARVGRGEPSHASMVNSDRWRRFEQPASNGHGNARSVARIVSCLARGGVVDGHRLLSPATIERCFEVQADGTDLVLGLPTRFGIGFGLPSEGMPMGVNDRTLFWAGWGGSFAVVDVENEMTVVYVMNRMQDGTVGGTRSARVIFAAHAAAEARRGA, from the coding sequence ATGACCGAGATCCACGGGCACTGCGATCCGGTGTGGGCGGGCGTGCGCGACGGTTTCGCGAAGAACTTCGCCGAGGGTGACCTCGGTGCCTCTGCGTGCGTGATCGCCGGTGACGAGATCGTCGTCGACCTGTGGGGCGGACACCGTGACCTCGCGGCGACGCAACCCTGGGAACGCGACACGATCGTCAACGTCTGGTCGACCACGAAGATGATGGCGGCGCTCTGCGTCCTCGTGCTCCACGACCGCGGCGGGCTCTCGGTGGACGAACCCGTCGCCACGTATTGGCCCGAGTTCGGGGCCAACGGGAAGGAGGGCGTGCTCGTGAAGCACGTCCTCAGCCACACCGCGGGAGTCGCCGGCTACGACGAGCCGATCACCGAGGAGCAGATCTACGACACGCCGTTCTGTGTCGAACGGCTGGCCGGCCAGGCGCCCTGGTGGGAGCCGGGCACGGCGTCCGGGTACCACTCGTCGACCCAGGGCCCACTGCTCGGGGAGATCGTCCGCCGGGTCGACGGCCGCTCGCTCGGCACGTTCTTTCGCGACGAGATCGCCGGCCCGCTCGACGCCGACTTCCACATCGGCACCCCCGACGCCGCGTTCCCCCGGATCGCCGAGATGCGTACGGACGAGATCGACGTGTCCGTTCCCGCCGGCGACGGATTCGCGGCGAGGGTCGGCCGCGGGGAGCCGTCCCACGCGTCCATGGTCAACTCGGATCGCTGGCGCCGCTTCGAGCAGCCGGCGAGCAACGGACACGGCAACGCCCGGTCCGTCGCCCGCATCGTGTCGTGCCTCGCCCGGGGCGGCGTGGTCGACGGCCATCGCCTGCTCTCGCCGGCGACGATCGAGCGCTGCTTCGAGGTGCAAGCGGACGGCACCGATCTCGTCCTCGGGCTGCCGACGAGGTTCGGCATCGGGTTCGGGCTGCCGTCGGAAGGCATGCCGATGGGCGTCAACGACCGCACCCTGTTCTGGGCCGGCTGGGGCGGATCGTTCGCGGTCGTCGACGTGGAAAACGAGATGACGGTCGTCTACGTGATGAACCGGATGCAGGACGGCACGGTCGGCGGCACGCGTTCCGCCCGGGTGATCTTCGCGGCGCACGCCGCGGCCGAGGCCCGGCGAGGCGCCTGA
- a CDS encoding SDR family oxidoreductase produces MTRPTALVTGASRGIGKATAIALAGAGFDVAISARTMVDGDRRLEGDESVVVPGGLDTTAAAIEAAGGRAVPVFMDLLDRSSVVAAVATAHAELGPLDVVVNNAIYQGPGAMIEFLDLTDDMLANLFEGNLFAQLAVVRAVLPGMVEAGGGTIVNIISATARATPTNRIGQGGWGMGYAMTKAAFERVAPLLEVEHRDDGIQAFNIDPGHVPTERQIASGRAKQYENNFTPGTPAGIGAAIAWVCTHPDAAAFRGRTVHAQELVRDRDLLANEETT; encoded by the coding sequence ATGACACGACCCACCGCTCTGGTGACCGGCGCGAGCCGGGGCATCGGCAAGGCCACGGCCATCGCGCTGGCGGGTGCCGGGTTCGACGTCGCGATCTCGGCCCGGACGATGGTGGACGGCGACCGACGGCTCGAGGGCGACGAATCGGTGGTCGTGCCCGGCGGGCTCGACACCACCGCGGCCGCGATCGAGGCGGCCGGCGGGCGAGCCGTGCCCGTCTTCATGGACCTGCTCGACCGGTCCTCGGTCGTCGCCGCGGTCGCCACCGCGCACGCCGAGCTCGGCCCGCTCGACGTGGTCGTCAACAACGCGATCTACCAGGGTCCCGGCGCGATGATCGAGTTCCTCGATCTCACCGACGACATGCTCGCGAACCTGTTCGAGGGCAACCTCTTCGCCCAGCTCGCCGTCGTGCGAGCGGTGCTCCCCGGCATGGTCGAGGCCGGTGGCGGCACGATCGTCAACATCATCTCGGCGACCGCCCGGGCGACGCCGACGAACCGGATCGGTCAGGGCGGATGGGGGATGGGGTACGCGATGACGAAGGCCGCCTTCGAGCGGGTCGCGCCCCTCCTCGAGGTCGAGCACCGCGACGACGGCATCCAGGCGTTCAACATCGATCCCGGGCACGTGCCGACCGAACGACAGATCGCGTCCGGCCGGGCGAAGCAGTACGAGAACAACTTCACCCCCGGCACGCCGGCCGGGATCGGTGCGGCCATCGCCTGGGTGTGCACTCACCCGGACGCCGCCGCGTTCCGGGGACGCACCGTCCACGCGCAGGAACTGGTCCGCGATCGCGACCTGCTGGCGAACGAGGAGACGACATGA
- a CDS encoding aspartate kinase, protein MALYVQKFGGTSVGDPDRIREVADHVARCRRRGDEVVLVVSAMGKETDELLLLAEQVSTSKPGREMDMLITGGERKACALVSMALHDRGIESASFTGSQAGFKTDTSHRNAKILDVNPYRIRDALDAGKVPVVGGSQGVSTDNDVTFFGRGGSDTTAVALAHALGADACELYTDVPGVFTTDPRLVPDARKMDHISFDELLEMTATGCPKPAMRSVELARSYGVTLHVRSAFSWVPGTWVTEEASMERAIISAITHDTSEAKMTVSGVSDRPGVAALLFRRLADAEVNVDMIVQNVSAEGRTDISFTLPHEQVQVAEDAVTSITDQLGADAVIADGDIARVSLIGAGMQTNPGVAATMFETLSGHDINIEMISTSAIRISCVVREAQAEDAVAALHAAYELHKAPEDRIDV, encoded by the coding sequence GTGGCCCTGTACGTCCAGAAGTTCGGTGGCACCTCGGTCGGTGATCCGGATCGCATCCGCGAGGTGGCCGATCATGTCGCGCGCTGTCGGCGTCGGGGCGACGAGGTCGTGCTCGTCGTGTCCGCGATGGGCAAGGAGACCGACGAGCTGCTGCTGCTCGCCGAGCAGGTGTCCACGTCGAAGCCGGGGCGGGAGATGGACATGCTGATCACCGGCGGCGAGCGCAAGGCCTGCGCCCTCGTCTCGATGGCCTTGCACGACCGCGGGATCGAGAGCGCGTCCTTCACGGGCAGCCAGGCCGGATTCAAGACCGACACCTCGCACCGCAACGCCAAGATCCTGGACGTCAACCCGTATCGAATCCGCGACGCGCTCGACGCCGGCAAGGTGCCGGTGGTCGGCGGATCCCAGGGCGTGTCGACCGACAACGACGTCACGTTCTTCGGCCGGGGCGGATCGGACACCACGGCGGTCGCGCTGGCCCATGCGCTGGGGGCGGACGCCTGCGAGCTCTACACCGACGTGCCCGGCGTGTTCACGACCGATCCCCGGCTCGTGCCCGACGCCCGCAAGATGGATCACATCTCATTCGACGAACTGCTCGAGATGACCGCCACCGGTTGTCCGAAGCCGGCCATGCGGTCGGTCGAGCTCGCCCGGTCCTACGGAGTCACGCTGCACGTCCGCAGTGCGTTCTCCTGGGTGCCGGGAACCTGGGTCACCGAGGAGGCCTCCATGGAACGCGCCATCATCTCGGCGATCACCCACGACACGTCCGAGGCGAAGATGACCGTCTCGGGGGTGAGCGATCGCCCCGGCGTCGCCGCGCTGCTCTTCCGGCGGCTCGCCGATGCGGAGGTCAACGTCGACATGATCGTGCAGAACGTCTCGGCGGAGGGGCGTACCGACATCAGCTTCACGCTGCCCCACGAGCAGGTCCAGGTCGCCGAGGACGCGGTGACCTCCATCACCGACCAGCTGGGCGCGGACGCCGTGATCGCGGACGGCGACATCGCCCGGGTGAGCCTCATCGGCGCCGGCATGCAGACCAACCCGGGTGTCGCAGCGACGATGTTCGAGACGCTGTCCGGCCACGACATCAACATCGAGATGATCTCCACCTCGGCGATCCGCATCTCGTGCGTGGTGCGCGAGGCGCAGGCGGAGGACGCCGTCGCCGCTCTGCACGCGGCCTACGAGCTCCACAAGGCTCCCGAGGATCGCATCGACGTGTGA
- a CDS encoding DUF4031 domain-containing protein, producing MAILVDEARWHWRGTRWAHLVSDASYAELHEFARGLGKRRLGFQGDHYDVDVIDRGRAVDLGAVVVDSRTLVRRIRDAGLRNRQDKPQWVRVAAWPAGERLLVHELPLDFRDAFDAARLDLTAPVVALFEEPRRRALLVDLPPGVAVDDVHPDLIVGGLRVDGSRSVEMFVSR from the coding sequence GTGGCGATCCTGGTGGACGAGGCGCGATGGCACTGGCGGGGGACCCGCTGGGCCCACCTCGTGAGCGATGCGTCCTACGCCGAACTGCACGAGTTCGCCCGTGGTCTCGGCAAGCGTCGACTCGGTTTCCAGGGAGACCACTACGACGTCGACGTGATCGACCGGGGTCGCGCCGTCGATCTCGGTGCCGTCGTGGTCGACAGTCGCACGCTCGTACGCCGGATCCGCGATGCCGGCCTGCGCAATCGGCAGGACAAGCCGCAGTGGGTCCGGGTCGCGGCGTGGCCGGCGGGCGAACGCCTGCTCGTCCACGAGCTCCCGCTCGACTTCCGCGACGCGTTCGACGCGGCCCGACTCGACCTCACCGCACCGGTCGTGGCGTTGTTCGAGGAGCCGCGGCGGCGGGCGCTGCTGGTCGATCTTCCTCCCGGAGTCGCGGTCGACGACGTCCATCCCGATCTGATCGTGGGCGGCCTGCGCGTCGACGGCTCCCGCAGCGTCGAGATGTTCGTTTCTCGCTGA